In Leptospira harrisiae, a genomic segment contains:
- a CDS encoding adenylate/guanylate cyclase domain-containing protein: MKWIYFLLGDPKKHSLEHRLFNTVSLVNGLLNLFGTFGVLYLENYLVLIALNVGSGLLMLAMYYLSRVKSIYFSLYWPFNLTILFYLSSMWFFNGGSLGGNHYYLIPALVIALILIRNHNVFIVYSIYILLSASLYVVEFYHRDWVTSYQSDLDRYLDAGGNYLFVQILTGFLIFILSRNLNVERKKSDSLLLNILPESIAEELKKEARVTPKRYESASVLFCDMAGFTKIAEKMNAEELVGELDTIFREFDRLCKEYRLEKIKTIGDAYMAVGGIPTENKTNAVDSVLCGLSFQSYMADQKEIHSIRGRDFWEIRLGIHQGPLVAGVVGTDKFAYDVWGDTVNTASRLESSGVVGEVNISSQVYEEVKLYFDCEPRGFVSIKNKADIEMYLVKGFLPEFADIISSKVPNDLFKRLYDSGALFTHSDELE, translated from the coding sequence ATGAAATGGATATACTTCTTACTCGGAGATCCCAAAAAACATTCGCTCGAACACCGATTATTTAATACGGTTTCCCTGGTCAATGGGTTATTGAATTTGTTTGGGACTTTTGGTGTTTTGTATTTAGAAAACTACCTGGTTCTCATTGCTTTGAATGTTGGTTCTGGACTACTCATGCTTGCCATGTATTACTTGAGTCGAGTCAAAAGTATTTATTTTTCACTATATTGGCCATTCAATCTAACCATTCTTTTTTATTTATCATCGATGTGGTTTTTTAACGGTGGTTCGCTGGGAGGAAATCATTATTACCTGATTCCCGCTCTCGTCATTGCCCTGATCCTCATACGAAATCATAATGTGTTTATTGTTTATTCCATTTATATCCTTTTGTCTGCGTCTTTGTATGTGGTTGAGTTTTACCACCGGGATTGGGTGACCTCTTACCAATCCGATTTGGATCGTTATTTAGATGCTGGCGGAAATTACCTGTTTGTTCAAATTCTAACAGGGTTCCTAATTTTTATTTTGAGTCGGAATCTGAACGTAGAAAGAAAAAAATCAGATTCATTATTATTAAATATTTTACCTGAGTCCATTGCAGAAGAATTAAAAAAAGAAGCCCGTGTGACACCCAAACGGTATGAATCCGCTTCTGTGTTGTTTTGTGATATGGCGGGATTTACAAAAATAGCAGAGAAAATGAATGCGGAAGAACTGGTTGGTGAATTGGATACAATCTTTCGTGAGTTTGATCGTCTGTGCAAAGAATATCGATTGGAGAAAATCAAAACGATTGGAGATGCGTATATGGCAGTTGGAGGAATTCCAACTGAAAATAAAACCAATGCCGTTGATTCTGTGTTATGTGGTCTTTCTTTTCAGTCTTATATGGCCGATCAAAAAGAAATACATTCAATAAGGGGGCGGGATTTTTGGGAGATTCGTTTGGGAATTCATCAAGGTCCTCTTGTTGCAGGAGTCGTTGGTACAGACAAATTTGCTTACGATGTTTGGGGGGATACCGTCAATACTGCAAGTCGTTTGGAAAGCTCTGGAGTGGTTGGAGAAGTCAATATATCCTCTCAAGTGTATGAAGAGGTGAAACTATACTTTGATTGTGAACCTCGTGGGTTCGTTTCAATCAAAAATAAAGCCGACATCGAAATGTACTTAGTAAAAGGTTTTTTGCCAGAATTTGCTGATATCATCAGTTCAAAAGTTCCCAATGATCTTTTTAAACGTCTCTACGATTCAGGGGCTTTGTTTACACATAGTGACGAATTAGAATGA
- a CDS encoding DoxX family protein produces the protein MKFYGYGKILFHSFRLLSAIIITQTLYFKFSGAEESKYIFSVLGMEPWGRYGLAILESFCVLFLLIPRFVWFGAFMGFNLMLGAILSHFVFLGINVQNDGGLLFFLALLVFSFSTYLLYVERKKIPYIKDYFDSGVE, from the coding sequence ATGAAATTTTATGGATACGGAAAAATTCTTTTTCATAGCTTTCGACTTTTGTCCGCAATCATCATAACGCAAACTTTGTATTTTAAGTTTTCAGGAGCAGAAGAATCCAAATACATTTTTTCAGTATTGGGAATGGAGCCATGGGGTAGGTATGGCCTTGCTATTTTAGAGTCATTTTGTGTTTTATTTTTATTGATCCCCAGATTTGTTTGGTTTGGTGCCTTTATGGGTTTTAATTTGATGTTAGGTGCAATTCTTTCTCATTTTGTGTTTTTAGGAATTAACGTACAAAATGATGGTGGCCTTCTTTTTTTTCTGGCTCTTCTTGTGTTTTCTTTTTCTACATATTTATTGTATGTTGAAAGAAAAAAAATTCCTTACATAAAGGATTATTTCGATTCGGGTGTGGAATAA
- a CDS encoding monovalent cation:proton antiporter-2 (CPA2) family protein, with translation MNEVSFFIQALIYLTSAIIVVPIANRLGLGSVLGYLIAGIVIGPFVFGFVGTEGKDMLHFAEFGVVMMLFAIGLELELDLLWRLKFWLLGLGGLQIIITTALTAAFSYVFGFSWKASFALGLIMSLSSTAIVLQTLKEKGLMKTLSGQAAFSVLLFQDMAVIPILAIFPMLSDSNVKNSSQHHSLIEHLPGYAKTLVVFSVVIGIILVGKYLLKPVFRILAKSGSREIFTGASLLLVIAISLLMGAIGVSAALGTFLGGVVLASSEFRHELESNIEPFKGLLLGLFFLSVGASMEIPVVMESPNKVLGIVFGIIFLKAFVLFCLGFVFRLPLDQNLYFSLALSQVGEFSFVLFGYSEGLGIFEEQTIVVLVACVAVSMALTPVLLLLYEKTIFGFLESKIPKKQTTQDIHKQENPVIICGFGRFGNMLGRFLRSNGIAITILDFDADRVEMLGRFGFKVYFGDATRLELLESAGLEHTKVLVAALDNPEKQAELIRNVSQHYPNIKIVARAGDREEAYDLKELGVSYIYRETRETAVQMGKDVLKLLGTRAHTAEKAKNLFLKHDDETFHELFELRQDRVQYMSLAKQRNAELERLMLVDLGKEDELERDPWSEMER, from the coding sequence ATGAATGAAGTTAGTTTTTTTATCCAAGCTTTGATTTATTTGACAAGTGCCATTATTGTAGTTCCAATTGCCAACAGGCTTGGATTGGGTTCGGTGCTTGGTTATTTGATTGCAGGTATTGTGATTGGTCCTTTTGTTTTTGGTTTTGTTGGAACAGAAGGCAAGGATATGTTGCATTTTGCTGAATTTGGTGTAGTAATGATGCTATTTGCCATAGGTTTAGAATTAGAATTAGATCTACTTTGGCGATTGAAATTTTGGTTACTTGGACTTGGCGGATTACAAATTATCATTACCACTGCACTGACCGCAGCTTTTTCTTACGTGTTTGGTTTTTCTTGGAAAGCATCTTTTGCTCTTGGGTTAATCATGTCTTTATCTTCAACGGCCATTGTTTTACAAACTTTGAAAGAAAAAGGATTAATGAAAACTTTGTCTGGTCAGGCAGCTTTTTCTGTTTTGCTTTTTCAAGACATGGCTGTTATCCCGATTCTTGCCATCTTTCCTATGTTAAGTGATTCAAACGTCAAAAATTCATCACAACACCATTCTCTGATTGAACATTTGCCAGGTTATGCAAAAACCTTGGTTGTGTTCTCTGTTGTAATTGGAATTATTTTGGTTGGTAAGTATTTATTAAAACCTGTGTTCCGAATTTTAGCCAAATCAGGAAGCCGTGAAATTTTTACAGGTGCGAGCTTATTGCTCGTTATCGCCATATCTTTGTTAATGGGTGCCATTGGAGTATCGGCGGCTCTTGGTACTTTTCTAGGTGGAGTAGTTCTTGCGAGTAGTGAGTTTCGTCATGAATTAGAAAGTAATATTGAACCATTTAAGGGATTGTTACTAGGATTGTTTTTTTTGAGTGTGGGAGCTTCCATGGAAATTCCTGTTGTGATGGAAAGTCCCAATAAAGTTCTAGGAATTGTTTTTGGTATTATTTTTCTCAAAGCCTTTGTTTTATTTTGCCTTGGTTTTGTTTTTCGACTACCTTTGGACCAAAACCTCTACTTTTCTCTAGCATTATCTCAAGTGGGTGAGTTTTCATTTGTACTGTTTGGGTATTCGGAAGGATTGGGGATTTTTGAAGAACAAACCATTGTGGTTTTGGTTGCTTGTGTTGCCGTGAGTATGGCCCTCACCCCCGTACTTCTTTTGTTATATGAAAAAACAATTTTTGGATTTTTAGAATCAAAAATTCCCAAAAAACAAACTACACAAGACATTCATAAACAAGAAAACCCTGTCATCATCTGTGGATTTGGTAGGTTTGGAAATATGCTCGGACGATTCTTACGTTCCAATGGGATTGCAATTACCATTTTAGATTTTGACGCTGACAGGGTGGAAATGCTTGGTCGTTTCGGATTTAAAGTTTATTTTGGTGATGCTACGAGATTGGAGTTACTAGAATCTGCGGGTTTAGAACATACTAAGGTTCTTGTCGCAGCTTTAGACAATCCAGAAAAACAAGCGGAACTCATTCGAAATGTAAGCCAACACTATCCCAACATCAAAATAGTAGCTAGAGCAGGGGACCGGGAAGAAGCCTATGACTTAAAGGAATTGGGTGTGTCATACATTTATAGAGAAACAAGAGAAACTGCCGTGCAGATGGGAAAGGATGTTTTGAAGTTACTCGGAACAAGGGCTCATACTGCGGAAAAAGCAAAAAATCTTTTTTTGAAACATGATGATGAAACATTCCATGAGTTATTTGAATTAAGACAGGACAGGGTTCAATATATGAGTCTTGCTAAACAGAGAAACGCAGAGTTAGAAAGGTTGATGCTTGTAGACTTAGGAAAAGAAGATGAATTGGAAAGAGATCCTTGGAGTGAAATGGAAAGGTGA
- a CDS encoding flagellin has translation MIINHNMSAIQSHRALKFTQWDVDKTMRNLSTGQRINLAGDDASGLAVSEKLRTQIRGLRQAERNTEDGLSFIQTAEGYLDQSAEIIQRIRTLAIQTSNGIYTPEDRQLVQVEVSALVDEIDRIASQAEFNKMKLFEGDFARKSTKASMWFHMGANAKQRERFYIGTMTSKALKMSEGANKIALSTPGKADEAIAKADFALNKIMKQRADMGAYQNRLESTAKGLMGAYENMQASESRIRDADMAEEMVALTTKQILVQSGTAMLAQASLRPNSVLRLLNNA, from the coding sequence ATGATTATCAATCACAACATGAGTGCGATCCAATCACATCGTGCTCTCAAGTTTACACAATGGGATGTAGATAAGACCATGAGGAACCTCTCCACCGGGCAAAGGATTAACCTTGCCGGTGATGATGCTTCTGGTCTTGCTGTTTCGGAAAAACTACGAACACAAATTCGTGGTTTACGTCAGGCCGAAAGGAATACGGAAGATGGACTGAGTTTCATCCAGACTGCAGAGGGTTACCTTGACCAGTCGGCTGAAATCATCCAACGAATCCGGACCTTAGCGATCCAGACTTCGAACGGAATCTACACACCGGAGGACAGGCAGCTCGTGCAGGTAGAAGTATCTGCGCTGGTGGATGAGATCGATCGAATTGCTTCGCAAGCAGAGTTCAATAAAATGAAACTGTTTGAAGGAGACTTCGCTCGAAAGTCAACGAAGGCATCGATGTGGTTTCATATGGGAGCAAACGCAAAGCAAAGAGAGCGTTTCTACATTGGAACTATGACTTCGAAAGCTTTAAAGATGTCAGAAGGTGCAAATAAAATTGCTCTTTCTACACCTGGAAAAGCAGATGAAGCGATTGCTAAAGCGGACTTCGCCTTGAACAAGATCATGAAGCAGAGAGCAGATATGGGAGCTTATCAAAATAGGCTCGAAAGTACTGCTAAAGGCCTCATGGGTGCATACGAAAATATGCAAGCATCCGAATCAAGGATTAGGGACGCAGATATGGCGGAAGAAATGGTAGCGCTCACGACGAAACAAATTCTCGTGCAAAGCGGTACGGCAATGTTAGCGCAAGCCAGTCTTCGGCCAAATTCTGTATTACGACTTTTGAATAACGCTTAA
- a CDS encoding peptidylprolyl isomerase, translating to MSILRAIIKTNKGEIRIDLFPDKTPNTVANFVNLAQRNFYNGLKFHRVIEDFMIQGGCPQGTGTGGPGYKFRDEFDSSLKHNKPGILSMANAGPGTNGSQFFITHVPTPWLDGKHSVFGAIVDEKDQEVVNSIRQGDVMESVTIEGDPSSVLAVAKPFLDEWNQILDSKK from the coding sequence ATGAGCATACTGAGAGCAATTATCAAAACAAATAAAGGCGAAATTCGCATCGATTTGTTTCCGGACAAAACACCAAATACTGTAGCCAACTTCGTAAACCTTGCCCAAAGGAATTTTTACAATGGACTTAAATTCCACCGAGTGATTGAAGATTTTATGATCCAAGGTGGTTGTCCACAAGGAACAGGAACAGGTGGACCTGGTTATAAATTCAGAGATGAATTTGATTCTAGTTTAAAACACAACAAACCAGGAATTCTTTCTATGGCCAATGCAGGACCAGGAACCAATGGAAGCCAATTTTTTATCACTCATGTTCCTACACCGTGGCTTGATGGAAAACATTCCGTATTTGGTGCGATTGTAGATGAAAAAGACCAAGAAGTGGTCAATTCCATTCGCCAAGGCGATGTAATGGAATCTGTCACGATCGAAGGTGATCCGTCATCCGTGTTAGCGGTGGCAAAACCCTTTTTGGATGAGTGGAACCAAATCCTAGATTCTAAAAAATAA
- a CDS encoding NAD(P)H-dependent oxidoreductase, whose product MPKILVLLVHPTLEKSKANQLLLDSLPVSENITLHDLYEEYPNFSINVKAEQNLIAKHQTIIFQHPLYWYSCPPLMKLWMDLVLEDGWAYGTNGVHLSGKRWMQVITTGGSKDAYSKSGFHGYETGEFLLPFRRTAELCGMEYLPPFLVQGTFQLSELDLQKESNRYSKLINQLLGAQNE is encoded by the coding sequence ATGCCCAAAATTTTGGTTCTGCTCGTCCATCCCACTCTTGAGAAGTCCAAAGCCAATCAACTCCTTTTGGATTCCTTGCCGGTATCTGAAAACATCACCTTACATGATCTATACGAGGAATACCCAAATTTTTCGATCAATGTAAAGGCAGAACAAAATCTAATCGCAAAACACCAAACAATCATATTCCAACATCCATTATATTGGTACAGTTGCCCTCCGCTTATGAAATTATGGATGGATCTGGTACTTGAAGACGGTTGGGCTTATGGAACCAATGGTGTTCATTTATCTGGAAAAAGATGGATGCAGGTGATCACAACCGGAGGATCTAAAGATGCCTATTCTAAAAGTGGATTCCATGGTTATGAAACAGGGGAATTTCTTTTGCCTTTCCGCCGAACGGCTGAACTATGTGGAATGGAATATTTACCTCCTTTTTTAGTCCAAGGTACTTTCCAGCTGAGTGAATTGGATTTGCAAAAGGAATCCAATCGATATTCGAAATTGATCAATCAACTGTTAGGTGCACAGAATGAATGA
- a CDS encoding alpha/beta fold hydrolase, which produces MNSQIKDNSKKFILVTFSVFFLFCTNQSVVGEEKIIENVSRFEETQIHFLSNDCRNKKKVLVLIHGSPGAASDFQIYLKDKDLQRQFCILVPDRLGYGNSMKENSVPNIFQQGRNLQTAISNYLKKESLVFESGIVVGHSYGGPIALVYLMESDSKVWKAVLLSAPVDPDLEELVWYNHLANLSFVSWILPKSWVHSNQEMFTLKSDLIQLTKMLENKSLNILSIHGEKDFLVSVDNVNYLTNHYKHIKNKTLILKGENHFIPWTNFAEIKNIILMEVSL; this is translated from the coding sequence ATGAATTCGCAAATTAAGGATAACTCAAAAAAGTTCATTTTAGTCACTTTCAGTGTTTTCTTTTTATTTTGTACAAACCAATCCGTTGTAGGAGAAGAAAAAATTATCGAAAACGTTTCTCGTTTTGAAGAAACTCAAATTCATTTTTTATCGAATGATTGTAGAAATAAAAAGAAAGTTTTGGTATTGATTCATGGTTCACCTGGTGCAGCCTCCGACTTTCAAATTTACTTAAAAGACAAAGATTTACAGAGACAATTTTGTATTCTCGTTCCTGACCGATTGGGTTATGGAAATTCAATGAAGGAAAATTCTGTTCCTAATATCTTTCAACAAGGAAGGAATCTTCAAACAGCAATTTCAAATTATCTAAAAAAGGAATCACTTGTTTTTGAATCTGGAATTGTGGTGGGGCATTCTTATGGTGGTCCAATTGCACTTGTATATTTGATGGAATCAGATTCCAAAGTTTGGAAAGCGGTATTGTTGTCTGCTCCCGTTGACCCAGATTTAGAAGAGCTTGTATGGTACAATCATCTGGCAAATTTAAGTTTTGTTTCATGGATTTTACCTAAGTCCTGGGTACATAGCAATCAGGAAATGTTTACTTTAAAATCCGATTTAATCCAACTAACAAAAATGTTGGAAAACAAATCTTTAAATATTTTGTCAATTCATGGAGAAAAGGATTTTTTAGTTTCCGTCGATAATGTTAATTACTTAACCAATCATTATAAACATATTAAAAATAAGACTTTGATCCTAAAAGGTGAAAACCATTTTATCCCTTGGACTAATTTTGCAGAAATTAAAAACATAATACTTATGGAGGTTTCATTATGA
- a CDS encoding DedA family protein, with product MTLLSIFFATFVSEDLTCIAAGILAKEGKLSLSLAIFFTGLGIFVGDCILYFLGLAIRKGLVQWSFLTNLRQKIENGKFVGEWKLHYRKSIFLSRFLPGTRLTLYLSSGFFALPFFPFLYTSFIAVSIWTTAFVTLVYLYGNILDQYLNHNHTIFFSFVFGFSFYFIYKLFRIGLNPSERDQFLLNLSKLKTLEFWPAPLFYLPLVPYLFYLAIRYKGIRYITIVNPGILASGIAGESKSEILDLIPSETVASSLLVSKIDTNPLDKIQNWMNSEKLQFPIIAKPDKGERGFLIQKVYSIESCRDLIQTYPIDWLFQEYQEGPFEVGVFYYRFPNQEEGRIFSITDKIFPKITGDGISDLETLIKNHQRFRFQSKAHFEHNKHRLNEVLPLGETTSIGSIGNHIQGCMFQDGDHWRTKEMEKKIISIGDSIPGFYFGRFDIRFSDPNQFRTGRGFKIIELNGATSESTNLYDPNFSISQSYSLLFGQWKILFQIGYENDKRGVPLFPYLDLFKLVKNHRNYRKLYSTPESK from the coding sequence GTGACCTTACTCTCCATTTTTTTTGCAACGTTCGTTTCCGAAGATCTAACCTGTATTGCCGCTGGGATACTAGCAAAAGAAGGAAAATTATCTCTATCACTTGCCATATTTTTTACAGGACTCGGAATTTTTGTGGGAGATTGTATTTTATACTTTTTGGGGTTAGCAATTCGAAAGGGATTGGTGCAATGGAGTTTTCTCACAAACCTCCGACAAAAAATAGAAAATGGTAAATTTGTTGGTGAGTGGAAACTTCATTATAGAAAATCAATCTTCCTCTCGCGATTTCTACCAGGGACTCGGCTCACCTTATACCTCAGTAGTGGGTTTTTTGCACTTCCCTTTTTTCCATTTTTATATACAAGTTTCATCGCTGTGAGTATTTGGACCACAGCCTTCGTTACCTTGGTTTATTTATATGGAAATATTTTGGATCAATATCTAAATCACAACCATACAATTTTTTTTAGTTTTGTATTTGGTTTCAGTTTTTATTTTATCTACAAACTGTTTCGAATTGGTTTGAACCCTTCCGAACGGGACCAGTTTTTACTGAATCTGTCAAAGTTAAAAACTTTAGAGTTTTGGCCGGCTCCCTTATTTTATCTGCCACTTGTTCCTTACCTTTTTTATTTAGCGATTCGTTACAAAGGAATTCGTTACATTACGATCGTAAATCCAGGGATCTTGGCATCTGGAATTGCTGGGGAATCCAAATCAGAGATCTTAGATCTCATTCCAAGTGAAACCGTAGCGAGTTCTCTTCTAGTGTCAAAAATAGATACAAATCCATTGGATAAAATACAGAATTGGATGAACTCCGAAAAACTTCAATTTCCCATCATCGCCAAACCTGACAAAGGTGAGCGAGGATTTTTGATTCAAAAAGTGTATTCTATAGAAAGTTGTAGGGATTTAATTCAAACCTATCCAATTGATTGGCTTTTTCAAGAATACCAGGAAGGACCGTTCGAAGTTGGTGTCTTCTATTACCGATTTCCAAACCAAGAAGAAGGAAGAATTTTTTCGATCACCGATAAAATTTTTCCTAAAATCACCGGTGACGGGATTTCCGACCTAGAAACCTTAATTAAAAACCATCAAAGGTTTCGTTTCCAATCCAAAGCACATTTCGAACACAACAAACATAGATTAAATGAAGTTCTTCCTCTTGGAGAAACAACTTCCATTGGTTCCATCGGAAATCATATCCAGGGATGTATGTTCCAAGATGGAGATCATTGGAGGACCAAAGAGATGGAAAAAAAAATCATTTCTATAGGTGACTCCATCCCTGGATTTTATTTTGGAAGATTTGACATTCGATTTTCTGATCCAAACCAGTTCCGCACCGGCAGAGGATTCAAAATTATTGAATTAAATGGTGCTACCAGCGAATCCACAAATCTTTATGATCCAAATTTTTCGATTTCACAAAGTTATTCTCTTTTATTTGGCCAATGGAAGATATTATTTCAAATTGGTTATGAAAATGACAAACGAGGTGTTCCCCTATTTCCTTATCTGGATTTATTCAAATTGGTCAAAAACCATCGAAACTATCGCAAACTTTATTCCACACCCGAATCGAAATAA
- a CDS encoding rhodanese-like domain-containing protein translates to MKPVIIILLVLVTIPVFSVSSKKKKIKQTPIENKLIDYGEFKRIVNRSEGERENHRLTEGQFLKLMSEEGVVLLDARSENRFHLLHIQGAKNLPFTEFTKESLAEIIPEKKSKILIYCNNNFEGNQEAFAAKSPAASLNLSTYNSLKAYGYESIYELGPLLDVKKTVLPLVSDSPAP, encoded by the coding sequence ATGAAACCGGTAATCATAATTTTACTCGTATTAGTAACAATTCCTGTGTTTTCCGTATCTTCGAAAAAGAAAAAAATCAAACAAACTCCCATAGAAAACAAACTTATCGATTATGGAGAGTTCAAACGAATCGTCAACCGGTCTGAAGGAGAACGCGAAAATCATCGCCTAACAGAGGGACAGTTTTTGAAACTGATGTCCGAAGAAGGTGTTGTATTATTAGATGCTCGCAGTGAAAATCGCTTTCATCTTTTGCATATCCAAGGTGCCAAAAATCTTCCTTTCACTGAATTCACAAAAGAGTCTTTAGCGGAAATCATCCCAGAAAAAAAATCCAAAATATTAATTTACTGTAATAATAACTTTGAAGGAAACCAAGAAGCCTTTGCCGCAAAAAGTCCTGCGGCTTCGTTGAATCTTTCCACTTATAACTCACTCAAAGCCTACGGATATGAATCCATTTACGAATTAGGGCCTCTTCTTGATGTGAAAAAAACAGTCCTTCCCTTGGTGAGCGATTCACCGGCACCTTGA